The Novipirellula caenicola DNA segment GTCCTTCATCGCACGTTGTTGAGCGACGTTGAACTGATCTGCCGGGATCGCAAAAATCTCAGGGTGTTCCGCGTGCCACCCCGCATAGATCGCATAAATGTCTTCGAGCGGAAGATCGGCGACGTCGCTGGAAAATGCAAAGGTGACCGGCCCGGTGATACCAACATTACTATATTTTTTCTCGCCGAAACTGTATTCGAATCGCACCAGATGGACATCGACGCGATCAGTAAAACTCGGCCACAACATCCGCCGCGAATCAACCACTTCGAGCGATGTCGGTGGCACCCCCATTTGTTGCGGCTGAGTCAACCACAATGACATCTCTGCTTCGGCCGTGGCGACATCGGATCGCAATTCGGGATTAATCTGATCTCCTAATCCAAGTTCATCGGCATACGCGATCGCTCGCAGTCGGGCGGCGGGATCGGCCGTCAATTCCAACAACCGCTTGATGCCTTGTTCATCTTTCAATCGTGCCAGCGCTCCGGCGGCTTCACACTGCACCCGGCGATGTTTTAATTCAACGGTCTGGTTCAATTTTCCAATCGACGATTCGTCGCCGATCAACCCGACTGCGTCACACAGCGATACCGCCAACGAGACCGCCTCGCCCAACGTCGCTTGCACCGTTTCGACGTCGTCACCAAAGGCGTGAGGATTCTCTTCGAATCGGCCCAACCGATTGCTGACTTCGCCCAACAAGTGATTGAGCATCGCTAGGTTTTCAGCCGCCGGATGCGGCGACACGTTGCGTTCTCGCACCAAGAAATTGGCCAGATCCAATGTTGGTGCCGCCAACGATGGGTATTGCAAACACTGCAGCAGCCGCGGGAACACGAGTCCGATTTTCCACTGACGATTTTGCATCAGCGGGCTGATCGCCTGAGCCGCGTCCATCCACTTTTGCGGCGGCGACTGCTCTAACCGATCCATCAATACGGCTAGCGATTGATCGGATTGGATCATCGCCAACAACTGCAAAAGCAAGTGACGATTCGGAGTCGCCTCGGGCAATGCTTGATCGAGTCGCCGGATGTGTTCGGCATCCACTTCGGCAAACGATTCGCCACGACTCTCTGCGGCCGCTCGAATCACGCGGCCGTGCACGACATGCAGCAGTCCGCCTAAGATCGCGGGATCCGAGCGACGCACGAGGTCGTCTTGCTCGCTCAGCTGCGAGATCAGATCCGCGCCTTGGTAAGAATCGTTTTCGGCAAGTTCTCTTAATCGCCAACCCGCCGCAACGGGATCCGCGGACGGGCCTAGCAGGGCAATAAGTGTTTCGTTTTGCAAAGTAGATCGTGTGGATGAGAGTTTTTGACAGACGGCGAGCCGATCAACTCAAGATCTCACTCACCACTCGGGTTTCTTCGACCCCTGTTAAACGTTGATCAAGACCAAGAAATGGATACGTAAACCGCTGATCATCAATCCCCATTAGATGTAAGATTGTGGCGTTCAGGTCATGAATGTGCACGGGGTCTTTGACCACGTTGTAGCTAAATTCGTCGGTTTCGCCATGCACCACCCCTCCTTGGACCCCACCGCCGGCCAGCCAAACGGTAAAGCATTTGGGATGATGATCGCGACCATAATTGGTCTTCGTTAATCCGCCCTGGCAATAAATCGTACGGCCAAATTCACCGCCCCATACCACCAGCGTATCGTCCAGCATCCCCCGCTGTCGCAGATCCGTCAACAGCGCCGCCGAGGGCTGGTCGACGTCGCGACATTGATTCGGCAGATCCTTCGGCAACGCCCCGTGTTGGTCCCATCCTCGATGGAAAATTTGGGTAAAACGGACGCCACGTTCCGCCATCCGCCGCGACATCAAACAACAATTCGCAAACGTTCCCGGCGTCGTCACGTCAGGGCCGTACAGATCGAGAATGTATTTCGGTTCATCGCTGATGTCGGTCAAATCAGGCACACTGGTCTGCATCCGGAACGCCATCTCGTACTGAGCGATACGCGCATGCGTTTCCGGATCGCCGAGTCGGTCCGCCGTTGCGGAATTGAGCCGCGACAGCGAATCGAGCATCCGGCGACGCACCGCCGGGTCGACGCCATCGGGATTGGACAAATACAGCACCGGATCGCCGCTGCTTCGCAGTGCCACCCCTTGATACTTACTCGGCAAATACCCGCTGCCCCACAATCGGTTGTAAAGGGCTTGCGCTTCTTTGCGTCCAGTCCACGAAGCGGTCATCACGATAAACGCGGGCAAATTCTCGTTTTCGGTTCCTAAACCGTAGCTCAGCCACGACCCGAGACTCGCTTTGCCGGGCAATTGGTTGCCCGTACAAATGTAGGTGATGGCGGGATCATGATTAATCGCCTCGGTATACATCGATTTGATCAAGGCTATATCGTCGACTTTGCTGGCCATGTGAGGAATCAGCTCACTAGCCATCGTTCCGGCGGCCCCATGCGGCGAAAACTTGTAAATGCTCGGGGCGATGGGAAAGCGAGCCTGACCGCTGGTCATCGTGGTCAACCGCTGCCCTTTGCGAATCGACTCGGGCAAATCCTTGTCGTACCAATCCGCCATCGCCGGCTTGTGATCCCACATGTCCATCTGGCTCGGCGCCCCGGACATGAACAAATAGATGGCCCGCCGAGCCTTGGGTTCATGATGAGGCAAATTCGGCAGCCCTCCGACCGCGCCGCGATTGGCCGCCGCTGCGGGTGCCGCCGATGCGTCCAACGACGCCAATGCCGCAGCACCGATCCCGGCCGACGATCGCGAGAAAAAAGCTCGCCGCGTCATTTGTTCCCAATGCGGATTCGTTTGCATGATCGTTCTCTTGTTTACGGTTTGGCTGAATTCGTTTTCGGCGTGCTGCCACTCACTCGACCGGGCTACTTGTTTAACACGCTACTTGTTTAACACTTCATCCAGGTTCAATAGCGTGCTGCAAACCATCGTCCAGGCCGCCAATTCCGCCGACGATGTCCCCACCAACTTCTCGGCAGCTTCGGGCTGCAATGCATAGTGCTGCATCAAATCCTCGGCCAACTGAGTTAATTCGCTTGTTTCCGCGGCCAAGGCGGGCCGCATCGTTACTCGCTCGAACACCCACTGGATCTTTTCTTCGGCGGTTTGCAGATCGGATCGCTCGGTGATTTGCCGCCCCAATTGTTTCGCGGCTTCGAGAAACTGAGTCTCGTTCATCAACAACAACGCTTGTAGCGGCGTGTTGGTCCGCTCGCGACGAGCGATACACGATTCGCGACTTGGTGCGTCAAAGGTCGACAATTGCGGCGGTGCACTGGTCCGTTTCCAAAACGTATAGACGCTGCGTCGATAGATCTTGTCGCCTTCATCAGCTTTGAATCGAACCGTGTTGCTTCCGGAATAGCCCACCGCCAACCAGAGCCCCGCAGGTTGTGGCGGTTTCACACTGGGGCCGCCCAATTGATCCACCAACAATCCCGATACCGCCAACGCTTGATCCCGCAGCATCTCGCCATCGAGCCGGAACCGCGGGCCGCGAGCCAGCAAACGGTTGCGTGGATCGACCTGCAATTGGATCGGCTCGGCTTTCGCCGATCGTTGATAGGTGTCACTCATCACGATCGATTTCATCAATCGTTTGATGTCCCATCCCTGTTCGCGAAAATCGACTGCCAACCAATCGAGCAATTCCGGGTGACTCGGTTGTTCGCCTTGGCTGCCGAAATCTTCGCTGGTCTTCACCAACCCGGTGCCGAAGATTTGTTGCCAGAACCGGTTGACCGCGACGCGTGAGGTCAACGGATGCTGGTCGGACAACAACCACTTTGCCAATCCCAATCGATCTTTGGGATCGCTGTCTTCCATCGCAGGCAAAAACGCGGGCGTCGTCCGGGAAACGTCGGGCCCGAGTTGGTCATAGGCACCACGCAGCAAAATATGAGCTTTGCGTGGCTTTTCAAGTTCTTTCCAAACCAAGGTGGTAGGAAATTCGCTCTCGACTTTTTCCTTGGCGGCTGCGATCCCTTTGGCTTGATCAACAAGTACTTGCCAATCGGGGTGAGTGCAATGGACGCTGCGGTAATACGTTCGCAGCGATTCACGATCCGCCGCCGAGCGTTCAGACACCGGCGTTTCCAACAGCTTCACAAGCGACGGAGACACCTGCACCATCGGCGATCGATAAGCATAACAAACCAGCGAAGGGCCGTCATGATTGACCACCTTGATATACAGATCGTTGTCTCCTTGCTTCAAATCCAATTCGATCTCTTTACCGAGCGGATCGATGTCCTGCGAACCTTGCGAGATTGCGACCTGTTTTCCATTGAGATAAACGACGTGCCCATCGCTCGTCCCCAGCAACAACGTCGTCTTTTGTGCGACCGGGGACGTCACGGTTTGGTGCAACAAATTCACGCTGCCGTGATCTGGCACCGTTTCAAGCGAATTCACGCGGACTTCGGCAAGGTCCTCACGCAGCTGCCATTGGAACTGGTTCCCCTCATACGTGAAGGTTTGGTTCGGATCGAACGCGGCGGCTTGCGATGCAAACGATTGCTCGTAACTCAGTTCGGTCGTGGCGACGGCAAAGGGACCGATGCTGTGAATCGGACCTCGCTGAATTTGTTTTGATTCCGGAGCGGTCGGCATCGTCTCGGACAACGACAAGCGAACCGTGCGAAATTGATGCTGTGAAAACTGTGACTGGTACTTCAGTTGTACCCGCAGCTTCGCATCGGCGGTTTCGGTTAACAGCGTGCCGAGATCGAACCATGCGGTTCGACCACCGGTTTGCTCGTGTCCCGCTGCCGCCCAGCCTTCGTTGGGCTTGATTTTACCATCGATCGCATAGGTGACCGCGAACGCGCCGTTGGTTTGTTCGATATCGGCGATCGCACCGCGAATCGGAACGGGAATCCAGTTCTCGGGATCGTCGCCATGTTGCATCTCCAGCACGATTTCCGACAACACCACATTGCCGTTGGATGACAATCCGACTCGTTCCTCGGACGAATTCACCAGTGCTTCCAACCGCAACGATCTCCAAGGCGTGTTGGCGGGCAAAGGAGTGAGGATCGTCGTCGTGTCTTTGGCAGCGACCTTGCCCACGACTTCGACGGCATGATCCTCGCGGATTTTCATTTCCACCTCGGCGTCGGACACCGCCGATTCAGGGGCGAGAACCGTCCACGCAGGCGGTTCGCTACTGCCGAGGCCGCGTTCCCAAACCAGTTGAGCTTGATCGACGGATTCGATGGGGCCATCCATCTGCTCGCGAATGTCACGCAGCGTTTCGTCAAACTCAGCAATCTCTTTTGCTTGTTCGGCCGTAGGCACTTTGATCGATGGCGCCGAATCTTTGACGTTGCCGTCCATCGCCTTGCCGTCCAGACTGTTAAAGAAGGCGGACAACGAGTAATAGTCGGTCGTGGTGATCGGATCAAACTTGTGGTCGTGACACACGCTGCAGCCGGTTGTCAGGCCCAGGAAAACGGTACCAAACGCATCCGTGCGATCGATCACGTTGCGTGCAAACACCTCTTCGACAATCGAACCGCCTTCGTTGGTGGTAACGTTCAAGCGATTGAAACCGCTGGCTATCTTTTGCGAAACGGTGGCATCCGGAAGCAAATCACCAGCTAATTGCTCGGTGATAAATTGGTCCATCGGCATGTTGCTATTGAATGCGTTGATCACCCAATCTCGGTACAGCCACATTTCGCGGTAATTGTCCAAGTGCAATCCGTGGGTATCGCCGTATCGCACCAAATCCAACCAATACCGGCTCATGTGTTCGCCGTAATGGTGCGACGCCAACAAACGGTCGACCAAATGCTCGACCGCATCCGGCGATGTGTCATTCAGGAAGGACTCGGCATCGCGATCAGACGGCGGCAAACCGGTCAGATCGAAACAAATTCGTCGCAACAGCGTTCGGCGATCGGCAGGCCCGTTGGGTTCCAGCCCGACCTGTTCCAATTCGGCGTTGATAAACGCATCAATCGCGGTGCTGGCCGTACGGATCTCGCGACCATCAACCGTGGTTTTCTGAGGCGTCTGAAATGCCCAATGCTCGCTATACGCAGCACCTTGATCGACCCATTGCTTGAGCGTTTCGATTTGTTCGCCGCTGAGTGGCTTCCCAAACTTTGGCGGCGGCATCAGCATGTCAGCGTCATCGGATAGAATCCGCGTGATCAATTCGCTGTTGTCGAGCTCGCCGGGCTCGACCGCTCCCAACACCCCCTCGGACGTATCCAAACGCAAATCCGCTTCACGATGCTCTTCGTCGGGCCCGTGACAAGCGAAACAGTGATCCGACAAAATGGGACGTACGTCGCGGCCAAAATCAATGGTCTTCGAATAAGCTACTGAGGCGAGCGGAAATACGAGCCAAAAACAGATAGCGATTCGAGCATGAATCATGGATGGCTTTCCTGGCGAAGGAGGGATCCGGATTTTGGTGCGAAGAGCGTCGAAATTGGCTTGGGGGATCGACGCAGAGCATAGGTGGGCGTGGGCTGTATTATAACGTCTGCGGAAGCCGCCACGAAGCAAAAGCGGTCCAAGTGTTCGTTCACTTAACCGTTATCGCCTGATAATGCGGATTAAACCTCACTATCGTGATTATTTCTCACAAGCGACTCGCTACGGATTCCCGAATCAACCAACCTCTTCGCCTCCCCAACCGCCACCGCCGGGGGTCTCGATGATCAAACGATCGCCAGCGTCAACCTGAATCGAAACTGCCCATGGTAGCAACTCGGATTTCCCTGATCGCACCAGCGTGTTTTGGCCTACCGCACCGTCGCCCCCTCCGGCCGCACCATACGGAGGACGCGTTCGTCGACCGGTGATCAACGACAGTGTCAGCGGTTTTAGAAACTCGAACTCGCGAATCATGCCGTCACCACCACGGTGAAGTCCTGCGCCGCCGCTGCCATGGCGGATCGCAAACCGGTGCAATCGCAGCGGCAATCGGCTCTCCATCACTTCGGGGTCGGTGATCCGAGTGTTGGTCATATGCGTGTGGACCGCATCGGCGCCGTCCTGTTCGGCCGTCGCTCCCGATCCGCCCCCGATGGTTTCATAAAAACCAAACGTAGTATCTCCGATCAACACGTTGTTCATCGTCCCTTGCGACGCGGCCGCGACGCCCAGCGCCCCCAACAACACGTCAACCACTCGCTGGCTCGTTTCCACATTGCCGGCGACGACCGCAGCACATTTTGCCGGGTCCTCATCGGCCGGTGGATTTAGCAATCCCGTGGGAATCACCAAATCGATATCGCGAAGCACTCCATCACACAGCGGCAAATTGGATCCCGAAACCATCCGTACGACGTAAAGCACAGCGGCGGTCACAATCGCCTTGGTCGCATTGAAACCGAACGCGTGAACCGCAGCCGTTCCAGTAAAATCAATCTTCAGCCGATCATCTTGGCGACACAGCGTGACCGCGATCGCGGTGCCGTCATCCAGCGAATCGGTAAACGACATCGGATGATCGGGAAGGGTGCGAATCCAGGCTTGAGCGGTATCACCGGCGACCTGCAACAATCGCTGCATGTAGTAATCAATCTGCGTCACCGAATAGGTTTGCGCCATCTCAACGAGCGCCCGAACGCCATCTTCGCCCGCAGCACGCTGGGCCGCCAAATCAGCCAAATTCTCCTCGGCGTTTCGCGATGGATAACGCCCCCCCTTGAGTAACGTCCTCAACTCGTCTTCGAAATGAACTCCGTCGCGAACCATGGCAAAATCGCGAATCAGCACTCCCTCTTCGGCCAACGAAGTGGCGTCCGGCGGCATCGATCCGGGCGTGCGACCGCCGATCTCGGCGTGATGAGCTCTTGAGGCCACAAAGAAATCAGGCCGACCACTTTTGACCGCTCGATCACAAAACACCGGCGTGACTGCCGTGATATCCGGCAGATGCGATCCGCCCGAAAAGGGATCGTTGCTGAGATAACAATCGCCCGCAGACATCGACGGATAGACGCTGATTAATCGTCGAACTGTATGCCCCATCGCTCCCAAGTGAACCGGAACATGAGGGGCATTGGCGATCAGCGACCCGTCGCCTCGGAACACCGCACAACTGTAATCGCGACGCTCCTTCACGTTCACGCTGACAGCGGTCCGGCGCAGTACCTCGCCCATCGAATCGGCAATCCCCTGCAGCCGCCGAGCCACCACTTCTAATAGCACCGCATCGTTTTCCGGAGTGGCGTCGTGA contains these protein-coding regions:
- a CDS encoding DUF1501 domain-containing protein, whose product is MQTNPHWEQMTRRAFFSRSSAGIGAAALASLDASAAPAAAANRGAVGGLPNLPHHEPKARRAIYLFMSGAPSQMDMWDHKPAMADWYDKDLPESIRKGQRLTTMTSGQARFPIAPSIYKFSPHGAAGTMASELIPHMASKVDDIALIKSMYTEAINHDPAITYICTGNQLPGKASLGSWLSYGLGTENENLPAFIVMTASWTGRKEAQALYNRLWGSGYLPSKYQGVALRSSGDPVLYLSNPDGVDPAVRRRMLDSLSRLNSATADRLGDPETHARIAQYEMAFRMQTSVPDLTDISDEPKYILDLYGPDVTTPGTFANCCLMSRRMAERGVRFTQIFHRGWDQHGALPKDLPNQCRDVDQPSAALLTDLRQRGMLDDTLVVWGGEFGRTIYCQGGLTKTNYGRDHHPKCFTVWLAGGGVQGGVVHGETDEFSYNVVKDPVHIHDLNATILHLMGIDDQRFTYPFLGLDQRLTGVEETRVVSEILS
- a CDS encoding PSD1 and planctomycete cytochrome C domain-containing protein, with the translated sequence MIHARIAICFWLVFPLASVAYSKTIDFGRDVRPILSDHCFACHGPDEEHREADLRLDTSEGVLGAVEPGELDNSELITRILSDDADMLMPPPKFGKPLSGEQIETLKQWVDQGAAYSEHWAFQTPQKTTVDGREIRTASTAIDAFINAELEQVGLEPNGPADRRTLLRRICFDLTGLPPSDRDAESFLNDTSPDAVEHLVDRLLASHHYGEHMSRYWLDLVRYGDTHGLHLDNYREMWLYRDWVINAFNSNMPMDQFITEQLAGDLLPDATVSQKIASGFNRLNVTTNEGGSIVEEVFARNVIDRTDAFGTVFLGLTTGCSVCHDHKFDPITTTDYYSLSAFFNSLDGKAMDGNVKDSAPSIKVPTAEQAKEIAEFDETLRDIREQMDGPIESVDQAQLVWERGLGSSEPPAWTVLAPESAVSDAEVEMKIREDHAVEVVGKVAAKDTTTILTPLPANTPWRSLRLEALVNSSEERVGLSSNGNVVLSEIVLEMQHGDDPENWIPVPIRGAIADIEQTNGAFAVTYAIDGKIKPNEGWAAAGHEQTGGRTAWFDLGTLLTETADAKLRVQLKYQSQFSQHQFRTVRLSLSETMPTAPESKQIQRGPIHSIGPFAVATTELSYEQSFASQAAAFDPNQTFTYEGNQFQWQLREDLAEVRVNSLETVPDHGSVNLLHQTVTSPVAQKTTLLLGTSDGHVVYLNGKQVAISQGSQDIDPLGKEIELDLKQGDNDLYIKVVNHDGPSLVCYAYRSPMVQVSPSLVKLLETPVSERSAADRESLRTYYRSVHCTHPDWQVLVDQAKGIAAAKEKVESEFPTTLVWKELEKPRKAHILLRGAYDQLGPDVSRTTPAFLPAMEDSDPKDRLGLAKWLLSDQHPLTSRVAVNRFWQQIFGTGLVKTSEDFGSQGEQPSHPELLDWLAVDFREQGWDIKRLMKSIVMSDTYQRSAKAEPIQLQVDPRNRLLARGPRFRLDGEMLRDQALAVSGLLVDQLGGPSVKPPQPAGLWLAVGYSGSNTVRFKADEGDKIYRRSVYTFWKRTSAPPQLSTFDAPSRESCIARRERTNTPLQALLLMNETQFLEAAKQLGRQITERSDLQTAEEKIQWVFERVTMRPALAAETSELTQLAEDLMQHYALQPEAAEKLVGTSSAELAAWTMVCSTLLNLDEVLNK
- a CDS encoding HEAT repeat domain-containing protein, whose product is MQNETLIALLGPSADPVAAGWRLRELAENDSYQGADLISQLSEQDDLVRRSDPAILGGLLHVVHGRVIRAAAESRGESFAEVDAEHIRRLDQALPEATPNRHLLLQLLAMIQSDQSLAVLMDRLEQSPPQKWMDAAQAISPLMQNRQWKIGLVFPRLLQCLQYPSLAAPTLDLANFLVRERNVSPHPAAENLAMLNHLLGEVSNRLGRFEENPHAFGDDVETVQATLGEAVSLAVSLCDAVGLIGDESSIGKLNQTVELKHRRVQCEAAGALARLKDEQGIKRLLELTADPAARLRAIAYADELGLGDQINPELRSDVATAEAEMSLWLTQPQQMGVPPTSLEVVDSRRMLWPSFTDRVDVHLVRFEYSFGEKKYSNVGITGPVTFAFSSDVADLPLEDIYAIYAGWHAEHPEIFAIPADQFNVAQQRAMKDYVKHLESLEYEEIKPALLGFFLDEQAGVFNAVRDSTECVVVTDGLETIDQAVAGRARPLTPGDVFNLYKGRKMLRTFNPSSDV